The Pseudomonadota bacterium genome has a window encoding:
- a CDS encoding DUF3365 domain-containing protein, which translates to MKTPYKINTRLFLSIAFLVFCSAVALIAITNWQMKKYAVNSAKEEAMITLNRNLSIHTYFSHQLKPVLFKKLGPMKMTDYFDPIWMSSTYAVREIDKYFKSITDRKYYYKECAINARSPENEADAFEKSFIKILNNNPDIKESKTIREFENKRFLVVLKRGEVMEESCLRCHSNPDTAPIDMVKQYGASRSFNRSVDEVVSAISIRIPVEDVFAQINKLSFHLSAILLLILAALFGSITYLTKSFIFAPLNYIREKSVKIVSNPEHLGEHIEYPEGQEFFDLVSSFNEMSSKLRKDRDHLENLVEQRTKDLKQLNEQLEQKIKEAEEEINKRKLAEEALQSSKDKYQRLVEELSSQFMIYSFTLDGTLMYASPGIKSIFGISPEKAIGKNVFDNIINWNPEEYELGRKKFADLLSGQEVKGIELSFLHPDGTQRTILDTPHIIRDSNGAIQFIEGISEDITERKQVEKALKDSEKRYRTLIEKMTVGFALHEIIYDEDGKPYNCRFLEANKAFEKITGIEANKLIGNTVLEALPQTESYWFDTYGKVALTGEPVHFETYVKEIDSYYDVVAYSPQEGQFATLMSNITKKKKMENDRKKLINELQEALENIKTLNGLLPICAQCKKIRDDKGYWNQIETYIENHSDALFSHGLCPDCMDKLYGKEPWYKKMKEDENE; encoded by the coding sequence ATGAAAACTCCTTATAAAATCAACACTCGTTTGTTTTTATCAATTGCTTTTCTGGTTTTTTGTTCTGCTGTTGCATTGATTGCCATTACAAACTGGCAAATGAAAAAATATGCTGTTAATAGTGCCAAAGAAGAAGCAATGATAACACTTAACCGGAACCTTTCAATCCACACTTACTTTTCACACCAACTGAAACCGGTCCTTTTTAAAAAACTTGGTCCAATGAAAATGACGGATTATTTTGATCCGATCTGGATGTCATCAACATATGCAGTCCGTGAAATAGATAAATATTTCAAATCAATAACCGATAGAAAATATTACTACAAAGAATGTGCTATTAATGCAAGAAGCCCTGAAAATGAAGCAGATGCATTTGAAAAATCTTTCATAAAAATACTCAATAATAATCCGGACATCAAGGAATCAAAGACAATACGGGAATTTGAGAATAAAAGATTTCTGGTTGTACTTAAGCGTGGCGAGGTAATGGAAGAAAGCTGCTTGAGATGCCACAGCAATCCGGATACAGCGCCAATCGATATGGTGAAACAATACGGGGCTTCCAGAAGTTTTAATCGTTCTGTTGATGAAGTCGTTTCCGCCATCTCCATTCGAATACCTGTTGAAGATGTATTTGCCCAGATCAACAAACTTTCATTTCATCTTTCAGCAATATTGCTCTTAATATTGGCAGCTCTTTTCGGCTCAATAACCTATCTGACCAAAAGTTTCATATTTGCACCCCTTAATTATATAAGGGAAAAATCTGTTAAAATAGTCAGCAACCCCGAACATTTGGGAGAGCATATTGAATATCCGGAAGGTCAAGAGTTTTTTGATCTTGTTAGTTCATTTAACGAAATGTCTTCGAAATTACGCAAGGATCGCGATCATCTGGAGAACCTTGTAGAACAACGAACCAAAGATTTAAAACAGCTTAATGAACAACTTGAACAAAAGATTAAAGAAGCGGAAGAAGAAATCAATAAACGCAAACTGGCGGAAGAGGCTCTGCAAAGCTCTAAGGATAAATATCAGAGACTGGTAGAAGAGTTAAGCAGCCAATTTATGATTTATAGTTTTACGCTGGACGGAACTTTGATGTATGCGAGTCCCGGAATAAAATCGATATTCGGAATTTCTCCTGAAAAAGCTATTGGAAAAAATGTTTTTGACAATATAATTAACTGGAATCCGGAAGAGTATGAGCTTGGCAGGAAGAAGTTTGCTGATTTGCTTTCCGGACAGGAAGTTAAGGGTATTGAATTGTCTTTTCTTCATCCTGATGGCACACAACGCACAATATTGGATACTCCTCATATAATCAGGGACAGTAATGGTGCGATTCAATTCATAGAAGGTATTTCCGAAGATATCACAGAGCGAAAGCAAGTTGAAAAAGCATTAAAAGATAGTGAAAAGCGCTACCGCACATTGATAGAAAAGATGACAGTTGGATTTGCTTTGCATGAAATAATATATGATGAAGACGGTAAGCCATACAACTGTAGATTTCTGGAAGCCAATAAAGCTTTTGAAAAGATCACAGGAATTGAGGCTAATAAACTTATAGGTAATACAGTGCTTGAAGCACTCCCTCAAACAGAATCATACTGGTTTGATACTTACGGAAAAGTTGCCCTTACCGGGGAACCTGTTCATTTTGAAACTTATGTTAAAGAAATCGACAGCTATTATGATGTGGTGGCATACAGTCCTCAAGAGGGACAATTTGCAACATTAATGTCAAATATAACAAAAAAGAAAAAAATGGAAAACGATCGTAAAAAACTAATCAATGAACTCCAGGAAGCTCTTGAAAACATCAAAACTCTTAATGGGCTTTTGCCGATCTGTGCCCAATGCAAAAAAATACGTGATGATAAAGGTTATTGGAACCAGATAGAAACTTATATTGAGAATCATTCTGATGCATTGTTCAGCCATGGCCTTTGTCCGGACTGTATGGACAAACTCTATGGCAAAGAACCCTGGTATAAAAAAATGAAAGAAGATGAAAATGAGTAG
- a CDS encoding radical SAM protein, whose protein sequence is MLLINPPVVRPCEPPAGIAKLLGMLEKHNVRCRVLDANLEGLMNLLQSPVKANDTWTRRASRHLDFNISAFLHTDLYKDIDRYTRAVNDIDRILYQVALSHGVHLGLANYQDIALSPLRSFDLIRASEQPETSPFYFYFMERLSNIFEDEEPFLVGISLNYLSQAIPAFSMIGIIRKLCPDARLVLGGGLVTSWLSNPGWNNPFDGLVDDMVAGPGEKPLLDILKLSPLDAHASPDYSPFHENSYLSPGFVLPYSASNGCYWSRCTFCPEKAEGGSYSPLPVNESISDIEKLIDGKKLCLIHFLDNAMSPALLKAIADKPFGIPWYGFVRITRQLTDPDFCRSLKRSGCVMLKIGLESGDQGVLDALDKGINLKEASIALKNLRDAGIGTYIYLLFGTPSETYREAKSTLDYVLKHQEYIGYLNLAIFNMPAYGPDAAGMDTKDFYSGDLTLYSQFRHPGGWERKDVRKFLDREFRRNPVIQAILRRDPPVFTSNHAPFFLMSKGG, encoded by the coding sequence GTGCTTTTGATCAATCCTCCTGTCGTAAGACCTTGCGAACCACCTGCAGGGATTGCGAAGCTTTTGGGGATGCTGGAAAAGCATAATGTTCGTTGCCGGGTATTGGATGCCAATCTCGAAGGCCTGATGAATCTTCTGCAAAGTCCCGTCAAGGCCAACGACACTTGGACCAGGCGGGCATCACGACATCTGGATTTTAATATTTCCGCGTTTCTTCATACTGATCTCTACAAAGATATAGACCGCTACACGCGGGCAGTAAACGATATAGATCGCATTCTCTACCAGGTTGCACTCTCTCATGGCGTCCATCTGGGTCTTGCAAATTATCAGGATATTGCCCTCTCACCTCTTAGAAGTTTCGATCTCATACGGGCATCGGAGCAACCGGAAACGAGTCCCTTTTACTTTTATTTTATGGAGCGACTGTCGAATATCTTCGAAGATGAAGAGCCTTTTCTTGTTGGAATCTCATTGAACTATCTAAGTCAGGCCATACCGGCATTTTCCATGATCGGTATCATAAGAAAGCTCTGCCCGGACGCAAGACTGGTTCTTGGCGGAGGCCTTGTAACATCATGGCTTAGCAACCCCGGCTGGAACAATCCATTTGATGGTCTTGTTGATGATATGGTGGCAGGGCCGGGCGAAAAGCCCCTCCTTGACATTCTCAAATTGTCTCCTTTAGATGCTCATGCATCACCGGATTACAGTCCATTTCATGAAAATTCTTACCTGTCTCCGGGCTTTGTTCTCCCTTACAGCGCGTCAAACGGCTGCTACTGGAGTAGATGCACATTCTGTCCGGAAAAGGCTGAGGGCGGTTCCTATTCTCCCCTTCCGGTGAATGAATCGATATCTGACATTGAAAAGCTCATCGACGGCAAAAAACTCTGCCTTATACATTTTCTCGATAATGCGATGAGTCCGGCGCTCCTTAAAGCAATAGCCGACAAACCCTTCGGTATCCCCTGGTACGGATTTGTACGCATAACCCGTCAGCTTACAGACCCTGACTTTTGCAGAAGCCTGAAACGTTCCGGGTGCGTTATGCTTAAGATAGGCCTTGAATCGGGGGACCAGGGTGTTCTCGACGCACTTGATAAGGGCATTAATCTGAAAGAGGCATCCATAGCATTGAAAAATCTCAGAGATGCCGGTATAGGCACCTATATATATCTGCTCTTCGGGACACCGTCCGAAACGTACAGAGAGGCAAAAAGCACCCTCGATTATGTTTTAAAACATCAAGAATATATCGGCTATCTTAACCTTGCAATATTCAATATGCCCGCCTATGGTCCGGATGCGGCAGGCATGGATACTAAGGATTTTTATTCAGGTGATCTGACCCTCTACAGTCAATTCAGGCATCCCGGAGGTTGGGAAAGAAAGGATGTCAGAAAGTTTCTGGATCGCGAGTTCAGAAGAAATCCCGTGATCCAGGCAATCTTGCGCAGAGATCCTCCCGTGTTCACATCGAACCATGCCCCGTTCTTTCTCATGTCCAAAGGTGGATAA